Below is a genomic region from Pseudarthrobacter sulfonivorans.
GAACGCTCTCTCGCTTAACGCGGTTTTTTGGGCAACGCTCTCTCACATCCCTGCAGGTCACCGCCGGTTAACCGGAACTTCACCCGGCTGACGGCTGGGCGTCGGAAGCGGCTGAAAGGGTGGCCGGGACCCGATCGTAAATTTGGAGGCACCCCTTGTCTGAAACGACAGCCCGCAAGTTCACCCTGCTGCCCATGCTTGGCCACACCAAGGGCAAGCGAAGCGCCGTCACCTGCGCTTTGAAGTGCGACAACGCCTGCTCCGGCGATGTCTGCAACACGAGCTCCAACAGCTACTTCCGGGACATCGCGTCCGCCACCATGTCCCGCCGCGCCGCCCTGGGCTTCGGCGCCGCCGGTGCGCTCGCCGTCGTACTCGGCAGCGCCATTACCTCAGCGGAACCGGCAGTTGCCGGCGGCCCCGGCCTGGCGCCGGCAGCTAAGGAAGGCTTCGCCAAGGCGAAGCTGAAGTTCACGCCGATCGCTCCGGTGGATGCCGCCGTCGACGCCGTCACCGTTCCGGAAGGCTTCACCTGGCAGCCCGTGATCCGCTGGGGTGACCCGATCTTCAACGGCGCCCCGGACTTCGACCTGAACAACCAGACAGCCGCCGCGCAGGAAAAGCAGTTCGGCTACAACTGCGACTACACGGACATCCTGGAGATCCCGAACACCAAGGGCCGCCGGGCCGTGCTGTTCGCGAACCACGAATACACCAACGACGGCATCATGTTCCCGCCGTCCATGCCCGCTGCCGACGTCCGCGCAGTGGGCCAGGCTGCACACGGCCTGTCCGTCGTCGAGCTCGAGCGCAAGAACAAGAACAAGCCGTGGACCTACGTCAAGGGCGCGCCGCTGAACCGCCGCCTCCTGAACAACACAGTCTACGAACTGACCGGCCCCGCCGCCGGCTCGGAGCTAGTCAAGACGGTGAAGGACCGCGACGGCCGCTTCATCAAGGGCACGCTGGGTAACTGCGCCGGCGGCACCACCCCGTGGGGCACCATCCTCTCCGGCGAGGAAAACTTTAACGGTTACTTCCGCTCCCCGGGTACCTCCGCTTATGACAAGCGTTACGGCCTCACCGACAAGGCCACCGCCCGCCAGTGGGAAATTGATGACGAGCGCTTCGACACCCGCAAACCCGGCTACGAGAACGAGGCCAACCGCTTCGGCTACATTGTTGAGGTTGACCCGTTCGATCCGACCTCCACCCCCAAGAAGCACTCCTCGTTGGGCCGCTTCAAGCACGAGGGCGCCAACGTCATCATCGCCGAATCCGGGCACGTGGTGGCTTACTCCGGCGACGACGAGCGCTTCGACTACCTCTACAAGTTCGTGTCCAAGGACAAGTACATCGAGGGCAACCGCCAGCACAACATGACGCTCCTCTCCGCCGGCAACCTCTACGTGGCTCGGTTCACCGGAAACTCAGCCGATTTCAAGGCCAGCGAAGTGCCGGCAGACGGTGCGTTCGACGGCACGGGCGAGTGGCTCGCGCTGGTGGAGAACGGAGTCTCTGCAGTACCGGAAATGACTGTTGAACAAGTTCTGGTCTACACCCGCGTTGCCGCCGACAAGGTTGGCCCCACCAAGATGGACCGTGCCGAGGACGTTGAGCCCAGCCTGCACACCGGCAAGGTCTACGTGGCCTGCACCAACAACTCCAACCGCGGCGTCGGCTCGAACGAAGCCGCCAACGAGGTCAACCCGCGCAACGAAAACCGCGACGGCCACATCGTGGAAATCACCGAAACCGGCGACCAGACCTCCACTGCCTTTACGTGGAACCTGCTCATGGTCTGCGGCGATCCCGCCACCGACAAGTTCACCTACTTCTCCGGCTTCCCGGTGGACAAGGTCTCGCCCATCTCCTGCCCGGACAACCTCGCGTTCGACTCCGTGGGCAACCTCTGGATCTCCACCGACGGCGCCCCCGCCGGAATCGGCAAGGCCGACGGCCTCTTCAAGGTCACCCTCGAAGGTGCCGAACGTGGCAAGGTGGAGCAGTTCCTGGCCGTGCCGAAGGAAGGCGAGACCTGCGGACCGATCATCCACGACGACGAGCGCACCGTTTTCGTGGCCGTGCAGCACCCGGGTGAGGAAGGCTCGTTCGAGAAGCAGAGCTCGTTCTTCCCGGACTACGTAAAGGAAGGCGCGACGCCGGCCCGCGGCGAGGCGCGCGCACCCCGTCCGTCCGTGATCCAGGTGTTCCGCACGGACGCCTAACACCCCTCCCACCACGTTGCTCTATCACTTGCAGTCCCTATCCGGCTTCGGAAGGGACTGTAAGTGATAGAGCAACGCAGGGGGGAGAGAGCGTCCTAGCCGATCAGGCCGGCGCCGAACTCCTCTTCGGCGATGAGCGGCCTGATGACCGCCTCCACTTCGCCCTGGATGAAGTTGCGCGGG
It encodes:
- a CDS encoding PhoX family protein, whose product is MSETTARKFTLLPMLGHTKGKRSAVTCALKCDNACSGDVCNTSSNSYFRDIASATMSRRAALGFGAAGALAVVLGSAITSAEPAVAGGPGLAPAAKEGFAKAKLKFTPIAPVDAAVDAVTVPEGFTWQPVIRWGDPIFNGAPDFDLNNQTAAAQEKQFGYNCDYTDILEIPNTKGRRAVLFANHEYTNDGIMFPPSMPAADVRAVGQAAHGLSVVELERKNKNKPWTYVKGAPLNRRLLNNTVYELTGPAAGSELVKTVKDRDGRFIKGTLGNCAGGTTPWGTILSGEENFNGYFRSPGTSAYDKRYGLTDKATARQWEIDDERFDTRKPGYENEANRFGYIVEVDPFDPTSTPKKHSSLGRFKHEGANVIIAESGHVVAYSGDDERFDYLYKFVSKDKYIEGNRQHNMTLLSAGNLYVARFTGNSADFKASEVPADGAFDGTGEWLALVENGVSAVPEMTVEQVLVYTRVAADKVGPTKMDRAEDVEPSLHTGKVYVACTNNSNRGVGSNEAANEVNPRNENRDGHIVEITETGDQTSTAFTWNLLMVCGDPATDKFTYFSGFPVDKVSPISCPDNLAFDSVGNLWISTDGAPAGIGKADGLFKVTLEGAERGKVEQFLAVPKEGETCGPIIHDDERTVFVAVQHPGEEGSFEKQSSFFPDYVKEGATPARGEARAPRPSVIQVFRTDA